A window of Streptomyces sp. DG1A-41 contains these coding sequences:
- a CDS encoding DUF397 domain-containing protein, with translation MGTTESSITGWYKSSYSGGDQGECLEVARNNPDVPVRDSRTTTGPTLVFSAHGWTAFVTAVKEGHIEA, from the coding sequence ATGGGCACCACTGAAAGCAGCATCACCGGCTGGTACAAGTCCAGCTACAGCGGCGGCGATCAAGGAGAGTGCCTCGAAGTCGCCCGCAACAACCCCGACGTACCCGTCCGCGACAGCAGGACCACCACCGGCCCCACCCTGGTCTTCTCCGCCCACGGCTGGACGGCATTCGTGACGGCCGTCAAGGAAGGTCACATAGAGGCCTGA
- a CDS encoding phosphotransferase, which yields MQHDEEQPLSGGNVSAGVVRIGDTVRRPAGPWTPAVHALLTHLHDVGFRAAPRPLGIDEQGREVLTFVTGEVIWPDRFALLEASQRLAHVARLIRDFHDAVEGFTPPPDARWQVLIPAEGADIIAHHDLAPWNLVADGMDSWAFIDWDTAGPGTRLWDVAYAMHGFIPLSAHPHWQRADADHRLRIFADAYGLEETERRDLVPLLGRRTRAMHDFLRHQAAEGNQPWATLWAEGHGDAWRSDAEYIEQREEQWARALLAG from the coding sequence GTGCAGCACGATGAAGAGCAGCCATTGTCCGGCGGGAACGTCAGCGCCGGCGTCGTCCGCATCGGTGACACCGTCCGCCGCCCGGCGGGACCGTGGACTCCAGCAGTGCACGCACTGCTCACCCATCTCCACGATGTGGGCTTCCGGGCGGCTCCTCGCCCCCTGGGCATCGACGAGCAGGGGAGGGAGGTACTGACCTTTGTGACAGGTGAGGTGATCTGGCCCGACCGATTCGCGCTGCTGGAAGCCTCGCAGCGGTTGGCTCATGTGGCCCGTCTGATCAGGGACTTCCACGACGCCGTGGAGGGCTTCACGCCACCGCCCGACGCCCGCTGGCAGGTACTCATCCCTGCCGAGGGAGCTGACATCATCGCCCATCACGACCTGGCCCCGTGGAACCTCGTGGCCGACGGAATGGACTCATGGGCCTTCATCGACTGGGACACCGCTGGCCCCGGCACCCGCCTGTGGGATGTCGCTTACGCGATGCACGGCTTCATCCCACTGTCCGCGCACCCCCACTGGCAACGTGCCGACGCTGACCATCGCCTGCGGATCTTCGCCGACGCTTACGGGCTCGAGGAGACCGAGCGGCGTGACCTGGTGCCCCTGCTGGGCCGCCGAACCCGTGCCATGCACGACTTCCTGCGCCACCAAGCGGCCGAAGGCAACCAGCCATGGGCGACGCTCTGGGCAGAAGGCCACGGCGACGCCTGGCGAAGCGACGCCGAATACATCGAACAGCGCGAAGAACAGTGGGCACGTGCCTTGCTCGCTGGATGA
- a CDS encoding DUF4287 domain-containing protein, with translation MTATVKGPASYFPSIEKKYGRPIAEWKDLIRSSPLTKHMELVNWLKAEHGLGHGHANALVAHTLAERSGN, from the coding sequence ATGACCGCCACCGTGAAGGGCCCTGCCAGTTACTTCCCTTCCATCGAGAAGAAGTACGGTCGCCCGATTGCGGAGTGGAAGGACCTGATCCGCTCCTCGCCTCTGACCAAGCACATGGAGCTCGTGAACTGGCTCAAGGCCGAGCACGGGCTGGGCCACGGTCACGCCAATGCCCTCGTCGCGCACACGCTCGCCGAGCGGTCCGGCAACTGA
- a CDS encoding CGNR zinc finger domain-containing protein, protein MEESVTENPAPPPAQGEEEHPSLALANSAIALPGGHTVDLLGTPAQANHWLTQRGLAPVDAGMREMCATQLRSLREQIRSLFAARAEGLPALPAAVTAINDAMTRVPTAPLLGWDDKTGPYRTAPHPTTAIVDLALATLAADAADLLTSPDAERLTACGSPPCNRYLLRHGRRQWCSTRCGDRARAARAYARRSGSR, encoded by the coding sequence ATGGAGGAGTCCGTGACCGAAAACCCCGCCCCGCCGCCCGCACAGGGCGAGGAGGAGCACCCCTCCCTAGCCCTCGCCAACAGCGCGATCGCACTGCCCGGCGGGCACACGGTCGATCTCCTGGGCACCCCCGCGCAGGCGAACCACTGGCTGACACAGCGCGGCCTGGCCCCGGTCGACGCCGGCATGCGGGAGATGTGCGCGACTCAACTGCGCTCGCTCCGCGAACAGATCAGGTCGCTGTTCGCCGCCCGCGCCGAGGGCCTGCCCGCCCTCCCCGCGGCAGTCACGGCCATCAACGACGCGATGACCCGGGTCCCCACCGCCCCGCTGCTGGGGTGGGACGACAAGACCGGCCCCTACCGCACCGCCCCCCACCCCACCACCGCGATCGTCGACCTCGCGCTGGCCACCCTCGCCGCCGACGCCGCCGACCTGCTCACCTCCCCCGACGCCGAACGCCTCACCGCCTGCGGCTCCCCGCCCTGCAACCGCTACCTCCTCCGCCACGGCCGCCGCCAGTGGTGCTCCACCCGCTGCGGCGACCGCGCCCGCGCGGCCCGCGCGTACGCCCGCCGCAGCGGCTCGCGATGA